In Lagenorhynchus albirostris chromosome 1, mLagAlb1.1, whole genome shotgun sequence, the sequence TTTGCTCACCTCGAGTGCAGGACCCCCAGCAGGCTAGAAACCACCTTTTATGTAGAGCAGCATTATGATCTTACATTATGACATAGATCAATATTTAATGATCCTAATAATCTTGCTTTCTAGTGTTAGGATTAAAAATATGGAATCAATTACCTTGAACCTCTAGTGCATGAAAAATTTATGATGTTACATTCCTCATCATCTTCAGAACTCTTACATGCACTGTGAAAAATCTCAGTAGGCCATCAAATACATGTTctgtgataaaatatttattgtagttTTGGGAAAAGTTAGGCCTTGCTAGAGTTTGAAAGATCTCCAACACTCCAGTGTAATTACAGCTCTGCTTTGTGAACACAGGCAATAGATCAATAcaggttcatttgtttttcaatgTTAGTTGCTTGGGAAAGATTATTAAACTTGCAGCGAATAAATACTTGAACTATATCTAGGCCTGATTGCCTCATCTATACTCTTTAGATAAAGAAGTTACTATTGTTCAaatgatacatattttaattttagtggaGGAAAATTATGCCTGATGCAAGACAACCAATTGGTTTGAAATAAGATGGAAAATAATCACCAAACTTCCCTTAGACTTGAGtgatatcattttatttctctcttctggaCCACTGCTTACCTTTGTGCAGTTTATTTTCTGCACAGAGTTTCTGTCCTAGGACAGTGGGGTGAGCGAGGACTGAACTCATCAAGCCTTGTGCTCACAGGGGTGTCTTTTTCTAATATGTACAAAAGTGCCGTGTGGTGCTGGTGGAGGCCCTGACCACACACGTGGTTCCTTTCTTAGAGAAAAGGGTAAGGAATAGTCAATTAATTGCCCTTTTAAATGCTGGTTTGAGTTTAGGATTCATCAGGAAAGGTGTTGGATCACTGGAGCATCATGACCAATGAGGAAGAGGTGGCCACCTTGCAGCAGTTCCTTCGTTTTGGAGAGACCAAGTCTATCGTTGAGCTCATGGTAattcaagagaaggaagagcagtCCATCATCATCCCGCCCTCCACGGCGAACGTAGATATCAGGGCTTTCATCGAGAGCTGCAGCCACCGGAGTGGCAGCCTCCCCCCTCCTGTAGACAAAGGAAACCCCAGCAGTATACACCCCTTTGAGAACCTCATAAACAACATGACCTTCATGCTGCCCTTCCAGTTCTTCAACCCCGTGCCTCCCGCACTGATAGGGTCAGTGCCCGAACCATATGTGCTGGAGCAGGGTCAGGACCAAAGTCAGGACCCCAAACAGGAAATCCACGGACCCTTCCCCAACAGCAGCTTCTTAACTTCCAGTTCCACCCCATTTCAGGTTGAAAAAGAGCAGTGTCTAAACTGTCCAGGTCCTGTTACTAAAAAGGAAGACAGTGCCCATTTAAGTGACTCCAGCTCATACAACATCATCACAAAGCTCGAAAGGACACAGTTGTCCCCAGAGGGCAAAGTGAAGTCCGAGAGGAACAGCCTCGGCACAAAGAAGGGCCGGGTGTTCTGTACAGCGTGTGAGAAGACCTTCTATGACAAAGGCACCCTCAAGATCCACTACAATGCCGTCCACCTGAAGATCAAGCATAAGTGCACCATCGAAGGCTGTAACATGGTGTTCAGCTCCCTGAGGAGCCGGAACCGCCACAGCGCCAACCCCAACCCCCGGCTGCACATGCCAATGAACAGAAACAACAGGGACAAAGACCTGAGGAACAGCCTGAACCTGGCTGCCTCTGAGAGCTATAAGCGCCCCGGTTTCAGGGTGACTTCTCCAGACTGTCGACCTTTCCCTGGCTACACTGGTTCAGGGGAGGATTCCCGGAGCCAGCCAGCCTTCCCAAGCATTGGCCAAAACGGAGTGCTTTTTCCCAACCTGAAGACGGTCCAGCCGGTCCTTCCTTTCTACCGCAGTCCGGCCACCCCGGCTGAGCTAGCAAACACACCTGGGATGCTaccttccctccctctgctgtCCTCTTCAATCCCGGAACAACTGGTTTCCAACGAGATGCCATTCGATGCCCTGCCCAAGAAGAAATCGCGGAAGTCCAGTATGCCCATCAAAATAGAGAAGGAGGCTGTGGAGATAGTGGATGAGAAGAGGCACACTCTCAGCTCAGATGAAGACATGCCCCTGCAGGTGGTCAGTGAAGATGAGCTGGAGACCTGCAGCCCCCAGTCAGACAGAGCCCCACTGGGAAGCTTAGGGAAGCCTGGTCCTGAAGGAGAGAGGCCCTGCCATCTCAAACCGGCGATCGAGTCCAGCGGAGCCCTCCGCCAAACCCCCGAGCAGGCCACATACAACTCGGAGAGGGAGACTGAGCAGAAGTCAGTGCTGACCGTGGTGCCACGGGACAGGGAGGATGGTGGCCATGAACCTCACCTCGCCCCCGGGGTGGAGCCCTGTGTCCCTTTTCCTGACTACGTCAAACTGCAGCAGCGCCTTCTGGCTGGGGGCCTCCTCAGTGCTTTGTCCAGCCGGGGGATGGCTTTTCCTTGTTTTGAAGATTCCAAAGAGCTGGAGCACTCAGGTCAGCACACATTAGCGAGGCCGAAGGAGGAAAATCGCTTCCAGTGTGACATCTGCAAGAAGACTTTTAAAAACGCTTGCGGTGTGAAGATGCATCACAAGAACATGCATGCCAAAGAGACGCACACGTGCACGCTGGAGGGCTGTAAGGCCACATTCCCCTCCCGCAGGAGCAGAGACAGGTAAGACGTCTGGTGGCAATCATTTCTTCCaaggcagtggttcttaaactttagcATGCCTCTGAGTCACCTGGAGGGTTGTTAAAACAGACTTCTGAGCCCTCCCCCTGGAATTTCTGCTTCACTTGGTCTGGGACGAGATGTGAGAGTTTGCATTGCTAAGTTCCCACGGGACACTGATGCTATTCCAGGGACCACAGATTGAGAAACGGTGTTCTATAGATCCAGATTCCTGGATTTTCAATTCCAGAATTTAAACTCATTTAGCCACAAAACCTGACCTGAAATGATGTGAggctattttaatctttttaaatctcCCTTTGTGTGGATTTTTTTACTATATATTCCATACAGAAATGTTAATGGATTTATTATGGGGGCATTGCCATGACATGACAGTATATGCATCATTCTGCCTTTTTAAAGCCTGAGAAATTCTGGATTCAGAAACATCTGGCCCCAAGGGTTTGGGATAAGGCGTCATGAACTAGTTCACACAATAGAGGGGGAGGAAGCGGGGGAGCTTTTAAAGTTAGGATTGTAGCTCCCCAAAACTTGTCTGATTTTCATTTCACACTATGAAGTCCACAGAATGAAACGTTTTCTCCGATTTCTATTTAACCACTATTTTTGAAAGGAAGAATAACTGCCTGATTGAAGATTTTTGAAATACTAAGATATCAAAGAGTAAAGGCAATTAACAGGTTATTTCAGTGTCTGTGATGTATGGTTCAAAGATGAGAAGTCTTTCAGTGCCGGGTTTTCATGACCCCACCACACAGAGTCAGACTGTTTGTACAGAGTGCCCGGGTATAGAGTATCTCTCATCGCTCTGGGGACACAGCACTGGCGTTACTATCTTACTTGTGCTTTTCTTAATGAACTTGAGTCGCATAACCACGCTTCAGGtcgccttcctccccagcctGTAAAGGGAAGAGGAAGCTTACCAAAAGATGATCCCAGGAGGCTTTAAGGAGAGAACCAGCTCACTGATGAAATGCAGCATTGTGGATGCTAAATGGTTCACAGAATATCAAAATGTTACATTCGCTCAAACAAGCTTGACTTCGAGCAGCTCAACACCACCATTGCCTCAGTCCAAGTTGTAGCACCTAATTTATTAAGAGGGTGAAAATGTATAGACTCCCACACACATTCCTGGACAGGGCCCCTAAGAACACACACGTTGTCTTGAGCAGAGAGGATACGGCAGGGGTGATATTAGTTAAAATTCCTGTTTCTGTTGCTGGATGTTGCACCAAACCACCAAGATACCCAAATTAGTGAGCCAgtgcccctcctccaccctccaagAAGGGTGTTCGATCATGAATAAGCTGTCGTGATAAAGAAGAGATAGTCATATCGGTCAGGTTATCCTTGATATTTATGATACTGTTCTGACCTACATTGTCTACTAAATTAGAAGACATATTGAATTTCAgatactatttatatttatttttcatatatttaacattttcttattttggaaCCTCTTTGTGATGCAAACCTCCTGCCCCACCACAGGAAAACATCTTTCGTTCTAAATGTAAACCACTAATTCTAGTAGTCTAGAACTTGGACTGCATTTTCCCTAGAATCTGTGATTAAAATGATACTATTTTAAACAGGACTTTGTGAGCAGTCCCGGGCCCACCACCATTTTTCTGAGTCAGAGATGAGAATTGCATGGCTGTAATGATAACTGATGTCCTCTCTTCAAGCCACTGCTACTGCCAACAGCAGTTCCTAGGACCCATCACAAAGGGACGAGGACAGCACTGTGGATACTTAGCCAACAAATAGTTAATAACCTTCTGTGTTAGGTGCTCTAGACACAGTTCCTGCCCACGAAGGCCAGTGGGGAAGACAGAGCAGTAAGCAGGTGATCACAGCTGAAGGTGGTGGCTGCTAGAAGCGGGGGTATTCTGTTCCGGGCACATGGGAGGGCGCCTAACCAAACTCTCTGAGAAGTTAGGGATGGTTTCCCAGAGGAGTTCTGTCTAATCCAGCAGCTTGCTGAAGTTCTGGTCTCACAGCCCCTTTACAAATTCTTAAAACCTCAAGACCCTCAAGAACTTTTGTCTATTTGGgtttatatctatcaatatttactgtattagaaattaaaattgaaaaaatatgtatcacATCACTTAAAAAACCTATTATACGTTACcattacatttttatgaaaaataactacattttcTGGATCAAAAACTTAGTGAGAAGTggctttgttttacattttgcaaatatctttaatGTCTGGTCTGGTAGAAGACGACTGGGTTCTCACACCAGCTTCTGCATTCAATCCGTTGCAGTATCACAGGTCacgtagcctctggaaaactccactctACACTAGTGAGAGAATGAGCCtgaaaagggaaaacaatgtCTTAGTATCATCATGAAAGGAGTCTGACTTGAGGGACATCCTGAAAGGATCTCAGGGACCACTAGGGGTACCCAGACCgcaatttgaaaaccactggtctcAGCTTATCTAAATAGTCACAAACGGGAGGGAAGAGTTGGAGGGGGAGGTGTAGAGGTTGAAGGGAAGAAATGCAGACCTGGGCAGTAGGCACAGCATTAGTCCTGGAAACAGAAAGCCTGGCACGTGGTCACAGGGTTTTTGAAGCTGTGGTACTCACTGGTCTCAGGGGACATGGCACCTTGGGAAGTGCATCTAACCCTCTGAGGATGGTTAAGGAGGAGAGAGGGCTTCCCACATGTTAGCTCTTGGTGTTCATGGGATCCTCAGGAGTTGAGCAAAGGGCCCAGAGGTTTGCTTTGTTGCATCAGGGACCTCTCTGTGCAAGGTGTTCCAGTAAATGTGTTTGTCAGACGTTTTTTTTGACCACTTGTGTATACTGCAACCTGTATGTCAATCTAATGTCTGGTTTTCTGCCGAGACATACCTGCCCCTTCAACCCAGGGTGCTGACATAATCACAGGGCAGAGTTGCAGTTGAGAAGAGCTGCTTGCAAAGTGGGTGATCTGGGAGTATAATTCTGATTATGTCCCAAGAAAAGAATGTATAAGAGGATTAAAAAGAAGTTCAGAGGTAAATTTGATACATTTTATGAGTAACACCCCTTCCATATGTCCTTGGAGATTTAGAAGAGAAAATTTGATTCCTTGTCATTTAGGTGAGGGTGTTTTTCCCAGTTTGACCCTGGCATGCATTCTGATCTGTGTTGGGGGAGGTATTTTCCCTGTTTGGAATAATCTCCAATCACCTTTAAGATTGTACCCTCTGGTAAGGGGTGTTTTTGCTCATCAGTAGTTAGGGGATCTCTGAGCAAGGCCGACATTGATTGACAAGTTACATCCAAATGATACCTTATGAGTAAAAGGCATGTGTCATAATGGATACTTATTATCTGCCCTTTAGGAGTAATCATTGGGTAGATGATTGGCAGTGTGCTCACAGTGCTGCATTTGCAAGATTTCTGTCTGGTATATAGTGAAATGTTGCAGATATGAACTAAATTtagcacacacacatgtgcacaccccacacacacactcatgcacacacatacaatttCTAGCCAGTCAGATTATCACACCTGTAGAACTTGCATGGGGGTGTGTATGCAAATACTCTAGACCACCATGCAAGCCACATAGGAAATTTTAAATCTTCtggtagccacattaaaaaagtaaaaagaaacaagtgaagtAAGTGTTagtaacatattttatttcactcagcctatccaaaatattatcatttcagtaTATGTCATAGCCACCTTTCAGGAGCTCATACACTTATGAGTAGCTGTcatactggacagtgcagctctagaAGATAATATTTCCTGGTTTCATTGAAATAAAGTCCTCTGCTTAGTTCCTTATTGTCTGTGACCAGTTTTCTTCTGGGATCTCCTGGTTCCAGTGTCCCAGTTGAACTGGCCTAACTGAAGTAGTCCAGCCATTCTCTAAAGATGAGGTACCAGAACTTACGTGTCAATCAGATCGTGGAAACTGAAGAGAACTACATATTCTGTTGACCTTTCTGGTCAAATGCTAACTTGTGACAGGTGGTGAACGGCAGTGGGCAGtgtccaccacacacacactgtatcaCTTCTCTCATGCCACAAGCTTTCCTGGTATCTGCCTAGCGTCTCTACTCAGAATGAAGGCTGTCTTTAACACACCAGAAACAACAGCCCAACCCATTGCTAACAGTCTTTTCACTCTTGTAGACACAGTTCAAACCTAAACCTCCACCAAAAAGTGTTGACTCAAGAAGTGTTGGAGAGCGGTGAAGACCATTTCCGTGCAGCTTACTTGTTGAAAGATATGGCTAAGGAGGCCTGTCAGGGTGTGGCTTTCACACAGCAAGCCTCCCCGACATCTGTCATCTTCAAGGGAACGAGTCGGATGGGCAGCCTGGTTTACCCAGTAGCCCAAGTCCACAGCGCCGGCCTGGAGAGCTACACCTCCGGTCCGCCAAGCGAGGGCACCATCCTGGATTTGAGTACTACCTCGAGCATGAAATCGGAGAGTAGCAGCCATTCCTCCTGGGACTCAGACGGGGCAAGCGAGGAAGGCACCGTGCTCATGGAGGACAGCGACGGCAACTGTGAAGGGGCGAGCCTGGTCCCCGGGGAGGATGACTATCCCATCTGCGTCCTGATGGAGAAGGCCGACCAGAGCCTTGCCAGCCTGCCGTCTGGGCTGCCCATAACATGTCACCTCTGCCAAAAGACGTACAGTAATAAGGGGACCTTCAGGGCTCACTACAAAACTGTGCACCTCCGCCAGCTCCACAAGTGCAAAGTCCCGGGCTGCAACACCATGTTCTCGTCTGTTCGAAGTCGAAACAGACACAGCCAGAATCCCAACCTGCACAAAAGCCTAGCCTCCTCTCCAAGTCACCTCCAGTAACGAGGTAGTGGGCCACGTTTGCTCAGATAAGCCTTTGTCGTAATTCAGGAATCAGGTAGTCCAAAGAAAAGCTTCTAACTCTGTTTAGTTACCATTTGGGGCAAGCGAGGCGAAGAATATTTGAGTTGACTTCGTAGTGTTCGACAGCAGGATGAGCAGAAGACGAGCCTCGTGAGAAGTTGCCATTGGGGTGGCgtttcctattatttttcttagCCCAGGAGGTTTACCACTGACATAACAAAAACTTGCAGAAACGTGGTTTTCCCCAGATTTGTTTACACATTCCCTGGGAGAGCTTCAGGTCTGCAAGTTGACAGCAGGGTCCCAGGACCTGGGGGCAGCTTGAAGTGAGGCTTGTAGTATTAAGGGTCAGTCGAGTGTCCTGGGACACAGACTGTCACCACGGGTGACACCAGGAGCCACTCCCAAAGATCACATTTTTGAGTTCCTGCTTTAATGAGTCTGAAATCCAAACTGGAGTTTGGGAAAATGACTGTTTGAGACTATCCCTCCATTTAGATTGGAGAATTGCCTTTTGTCCCCCTGAAGATCTCATGTGTTACTCCAGGGAGTTCTCAAAGGAAGCACGTTGGCCTCTAATACGTAGGAACACAAATGTTAcccaggatcttagttctcgcTCTGTAACACGCGTTAAGAAGCTAGGGGGAAATACTTCATGCACTTAAAAATAGCGGtcttcaatttaatttaaaatgtttgctaatatttaatTTGTGTTTATGTTCTGTGAGTGTTTGTGGTGAGTGCAGACATGTCACAGTGTGACCTCTGGGTCTCTGCTCAAAAGCAGAACAAGTGACAACCTAAACTGCAAAACCACTGCCCATTTTTGTTTGGTGACCTTCAGTGTCTGTTCATTGAGATCCCCTGTGAAACAAACGCAGGCATGATTCTGGCAGgaccatttgtatatattcagcCAGAGTGTTTAGAGAATGTGGTCCTGATGGTGGTTGTGCATTTTCATTATCACTGGATCCCTCAGTCTTCACCCTTTTATAAATGTGTAAGATTAGGATGAACTTTTGAATTTACATGGTAGAAAGAAAAGTAGGACGTTATTGCCATACTGTATGTCTTAATATTTAACTTATTCTGAAATATATTCTGTACCATTATACACATTTGCTGTCGTAGAAAAGAAGCATAATAGGTCCTGTGAAAGGAGACCCTGTCCTGAAATTCGGCATTTACAATACCCTAAAAGTCCATGGTTGggaaaaagaaattgattttGTATTAAAACTTCAAGTTAATCACCTTTTTAAACTCATGGTTGGTTTGAGTAATGAAAAGCATCCTTAAAGAGAATTGGGGCTTTATAAGAGATACTATTCCTCTGACCCAAAGGTGAAAAAAGCCAATAACCTGTTACTGATTATTTCaacgttttttttaaataaatgtgacgACTTAAAATTTGTCTCTGCTTAAAGTGAGATGTATCTTTCAACTGTTTTGTTACCCAGCtgtttaatattccattgtccccAAAGTGGAAAAATTTGTATACAAATGAGTTTTCtatgatttaataaaaatatatgacacactttttgtttaaaaaggcAAACCTTTGTCAAAGCAGTTTTGTCATACATACTGCGTGTTGTGTGAGCGCATGTGatcatcatacacacacacacacacacacacacacacacacacacacacttatgaaTTTTACAGATCTAACCACTCAGGGAAGGTCTGGTGGACAGGAATCAGTAACTACTGCCCCATCCTAACAGGAACTGCAGCGGTTCATGAGTTGCAAAGAAATCAAGTGGTTACTTCACTGGGAGGAGGGGCTAGGTATCACTTATCAAGGAAAATACAGGGATTTTTAAAGATCTGTGCTATCAAAGATAAGTCTTATGGCCAATGCTCAAAATGGAATGTAATGAAAGATTTaagcctcttctttctttcttaaatatgcagggtttttttattttttttaatttttattggagtattgttgcTCTACAATGCTGtactagtttctgctgtacagcaaagtgagtcagctatacgtatgcatatatcccctcttttttggatttccttcccatttaggtcaccacagagcattgagtagagttgcttgtgctagacagtaggtacttgttagttacctattttatacattaaaGTAAGTTTTTATTACTTATCTTTTAACAACTTTGCCTCTTTCTTCTACCCTTCCAACATACAGATAAAAGCACAATCCCACCTACCCATCCAGCCCCCCTCTCAGGTGATGTCAGTGTCCCTGCTTCTTATTTCAGTGGGAGAATAGGAGTCATCAGAGGGGAACTTTCTTAGCTACCGGCATCTGCACTGCTCCCGCCCGGCTCTGGGCCATGTCCTCTCTTGCCTGGATGACTGCTGTAACCTCCTCACTGGTCTGCTGCATCCATTCTCATCTCCTACAGTATCCAGAATGTCCTTCTAAGTTACAGATCCGGTCCTGTAGGGCCCCAGCTCGAAACCCTCCAAGGTTTCCCTTTAGCAgttagtgtaaaatccagagacCCTCCCAAGGCCTACAAGGCCCTAAAACCTTTTCCTGCCCCTGCCgcttctccattctcttttcatTACAGTCTTTGTCAgccgtctctccctccctctcaccatAGCAGCTGTTCCAAACCTCCAGTTTGCAAGGTCCCACCCCGTGGACTGGTCATATTCACAGAGCTGACCTCACTTCCTGCTCTCTGAGAATTAGGTGGGAACCCCTTCAGCTTCTCCCCCGGTGCCCACCAGCCCCCATCCATTTGTCTGTATTCATACCCATCTTCATGTGGTCACATCTGCCTGGACCTCCTGAGAATCTATCTTGTGCCTGGCAGACAGTCAACAGTGAGCTGCAGGCCTCTGTGAGAAGGTGATCAGGATCCCCCCTGCACTCCCACCGCCCATTTTGCCCTCACACGCAGACCCGCCACAGCCTCCTTAGGTTCATCACCTCCCACGGAGGGATCCGAGTCTCCCTAACTCAACCTTTCTGATTTTATCCATGTGTGCCTGGGTGGCTAGGTTAGTCTGGGTCCTCTAAGAAGCAGATGCCAGTAGGACTAAATGTACAAGGATGGTATTAAGAGACACTCTTGAGAGAAAATAGGGAGCTGGGGAAAGCGGGAGGAGCCAGCAGATGCAATGCAGGGCTGACCccaagtgaaggaaggaaggagggaagattgGGTGAAGTATCTTGAGACTGCCATGTACCTGAGGAAGGTTCAGCACGGCCTTTGGGGAGTCCCTGTGTCCAGATGAACCATCTGAGCAGTCGGCCCCGATCTCCCGGGAATAGGTTCCCTGGGAATCGTTTCCCTGCCATGCTCCGTCTTGGCTGCGAGCAACCCATGGGAAGTGTGGCCACTGTGCAAACGTGGCAGTGGACGTAGAGCATGATAGCTGTAGCAGTTGGCCAAATCTTACCTTTCTAAAGCCCCTGGGTCCTGTTCAAGGTGAATTCAAACCTATATTTTTCTCTAGACTCAAAAGAAGTGTTCACTTTCTTTTTGAAGACTGATGCTCTCACCTCATCCCTCCAGCTGCCTCAAGGTTGTCGTTCCATCACTTTTCTCCTCTCCCATTCATTATCAAATTCGTCTTTCTAATGGTTCCATCTCTCTAGCCTTGTGACATTTGCAAATCTCTCTCATCTCAacgattaaaagaaagaaaaaagagctcTCTGGCCCCCCTCCCCCGATCCCTTCTGGtgactcttctttcctccctgtgCATCCAATTCCTTAGAATAGTAAGACTTTGCCTCTGTCCTATGGCTGCACTAATCTTGCTCCCGGATGGCCATATCCAAAGGACACATTTGGTTCTTTGGTGAACCCTGGTCCCTCCCTGGCCTTTTTCTCTCCTCATGCTCATGCTCTTGGTTGTCTTATTCATCCCCGTGACTTGCACCCCCAGCAGGATCCCTCCAGAGCTGCCCTCTGGACTGTTGGTTATCATGGAATAACCCACAGCATCTCCAGTTCAACTTGTCCTCAGCTCAGTTTGTCGTTTCCCCACCAATcaaacatttttctccttctgtttcctcGGATTGAGGGAGTGGTGCCATCACCTGGCCAACCCAAACTAAAACCCTGCGGGTGGTACTGAGCGTGGCTAGGAGCATAGCCGTACTGAGCGTGGCTAAGAGCATAGCCGGTACTGAGCGTGGCTAGGAGCATAGCCGGTACTGAGCGTGGTTAAGAGCATAGCTCTTTAGGTCTGACTGTCCTTGGCTGTTCCACATACTAACctggtgaccttggccaagtaacagcttccctgggtctcagtttcctcatctgtatcatGAGTATAAAAATACACTCATGAGCTTCGATAGTTCATGATGAGACTCAAATGACGTGGCGTATATGAaacactcagcacagtgcctggcacgtacaCCCTCAACAAACATTAGCCGTAAGCATCGTCTTTGTCACCATCATCACTCTATCCTAGACTTCTCCTTTCATCTCACTCCCAACAACAGCACTCAGTCACCAAGTCCAAACGGCTCTACCTGCGAAAACGCTCTCACATCCTTCCCCTCTTTCCTGCTCATCATCGATGTCAGTTCATCAATGCAACCCTCCGCTCCGTTCTCTGAGAGTATTTCAGCAGCctcctatttttatttctctctcaaatcCAACCTCCAGACAGCAGCCCAAGGTCTGATGGTGCCACCCCCACCAGGGACTTACCGTCCAGCCAGGCCTCAGCCAGGCTGACCCCCTGCAGTGGCCCCACAATCCTGGGGCTAGTCAGGCCCCGAAGGCCCTGCATATGCTGCTTGCTCTGCAGGAATCGCCTTTGCAGTCTCTGACCCACTAACCCTTGGTCCTCCTTTGAGACTCAGCTCAGGTGTCATCACTTCCTGAAAGCCCCTGGTGACCTCGCTGTCTCTCCCTCTCAGTGTTGAGTGAAGTGAGCCAGTTCTTGGCACCCATGTGCTGTCAGGTTTACCCACAGacttgccctcccccaccccagcccctccttTGGCAGGTCTACTGTCAGCATTCACCCCTCACCAAGGGGCTTTACTTGTGACCTCTGGCTGTCAGTCAACAGAGAACCCTCTACCGCGTGCCAAGCATGCAGAGCACACAGTGGTAAATGTAATAGACATGGTCCCTGCTCTTGTGGAGTTTAAAGCCCAGCAAGGAAGACTGATAAtaaaccaaaaaattttaaaatgacacaagCTGAATTTCCAGAAGAGAGGTCTCTCTATCTTCAACCTCTCTCACTAGCATCCCTTCCTGCAAGGCCCACCCAACTGAGGGCATGGGGTCATGACCTCCCTGTGACCGCCCCTCCTCAAGATCGGGCACTCTGTCTCCACGCCCAGGTGCGTGGCTGCTTAAA encodes:
- the BNC1 gene encoding zinc finger protein basonuclin-1 isoform X2, which translates into the protein MAEDSSGKVLDHWSIMTNEEEVATLQQFLRFGETKSIVELMVIQEKEEQSIIIPPSTANVDIRAFIESCSHRSGSLPPPVDKGNPSSIHPFENLINNMTFMLPFQFFNPVPPALIGSVPEPYVLEQGQDQSQDPKQEIHGPFPNSSFLTSSSTPFQVEKEQCLNCPGPVTKKEDSAHLSDSSSYNIITKLERTQLSPEGKVKSERNSLGTKKGRVFCTACEKTFYDKGTLKIHYNAVHLKIKHKCTIEGCNMVFSSLRSRNRHSANPNPRLHMPMNRNNRDKDLRNSLNLAASESYKRPGFRVTSPDCRPFPGYTGSGEDSRSQPAFPSIGQNGVLFPNLKTVQPVLPFYRSPATPAELANTPGMLPSLPLLSSSIPEQLVSNEMPFDALPKKKSRKSSMPIKIEKEAVEIVDEKRHTLSSDEDMPLQVVSEDELETCSPQSDRAPLGSLGKPGPEGERPCHLKPAIESSGALRQTPEQATYNSERETEQKSVLTVVPRDREDGGHEPHLAPGVEPCVPFPDYVKLQQRLLAGGLLSALSSRGMAFPCFEDSKELEHSGQHTLARPKEENRFQCDICKKTFKNACGVKMHHKNMHAKETHTCTLEGCKATFPSRRSRDRHSSNLNLHQKVLTQEVLESGEDHFRAAYLLKDMAKEACQGVAFTQQASPTSVIFKGTSRMGSLVYPVAQVHSAGLESYTSGPPSEGTILDLSTTSSMKSESSSHSSWDSDGASEEGTVLMEDSDGNCEGASLVPGEDDYPICVLMEKADQSLASLPSGLPITCHLCQKTYSNKGTFRAHYKTVHLRQLHKCKVPGCNTMFSSVRSRNRHSQNPNLHKSLASSPSHLQ
- the BNC1 gene encoding zinc finger protein basonuclin-1 isoform X1, encoding MAEAIGCTLNCSCQSFKPGKIHHRQCEQCRHGWVAHALSKLRIPPVYPTSQVEIVQSNVVFDISSLMLYGTQAIPVRLKILLDRLFSVLKQDEVLQILHALDWTLQDYIRGYVLQDSSGKVLDHWSIMTNEEEVATLQQFLRFGETKSIVELMVIQEKEEQSIIIPPSTANVDIRAFIESCSHRSGSLPPPVDKGNPSSIHPFENLINNMTFMLPFQFFNPVPPALIGSVPEPYVLEQGQDQSQDPKQEIHGPFPNSSFLTSSSTPFQVEKEQCLNCPGPVTKKEDSAHLSDSSSYNIITKLERTQLSPEGKVKSERNSLGTKKGRVFCTACEKTFYDKGTLKIHYNAVHLKIKHKCTIEGCNMVFSSLRSRNRHSANPNPRLHMPMNRNNRDKDLRNSLNLAASESYKRPGFRVTSPDCRPFPGYTGSGEDSRSQPAFPSIGQNGVLFPNLKTVQPVLPFYRSPATPAELANTPGMLPSLPLLSSSIPEQLVSNEMPFDALPKKKSRKSSMPIKIEKEAVEIVDEKRHTLSSDEDMPLQVVSEDELETCSPQSDRAPLGSLGKPGPEGERPCHLKPAIESSGALRQTPEQATYNSERETEQKSVLTVVPRDREDGGHEPHLAPGVEPCVPFPDYVKLQQRLLAGGLLSALSSRGMAFPCFEDSKELEHSGQHTLARPKEENRFQCDICKKTFKNACGVKMHHKNMHAKETHTCTLEGCKATFPSRRSRDRHSSNLNLHQKVLTQEVLESGEDHFRAAYLLKDMAKEACQGVAFTQQASPTSVIFKGTSRMGSLVYPVAQVHSAGLESYTSGPPSEGTILDLSTTSSMKSESSSHSSWDSDGASEEGTVLMEDSDGNCEGASLVPGEDDYPICVLMEKADQSLASLPSGLPITCHLCQKTYSNKGTFRAHYKTVHLRQLHKCKVPGCNTMFSSVRSRNRHSQNPNLHKSLASSPSHLQ